In Ruminococcaceae bacterium BL-6, a genomic segment contains:
- a CDS encoding Branched-chain amino acid ABC transporter permease, producing MKKKRTVFYLLILALVLLLYLVFAQLIDAKVINRYYSGIITMVCINIILAVSLNLATGFLGQLVLGHAGFMSVGAYAAALFTIHSGLPKMVSFPLALVLGGLVAAVFGVLIGVPALRLKGDYLAIITLGFGEIIRVVITNMDFTGGARGLRGIKHLTDFTWVYFVAVLTVAAVFAFIRSRHGRAVISIREDEIAAEASGINTTYYKLLAFIISAFFAGVAGALYAHHIGVLIPSKFDFNYSTEILVMVVLGGMGSVTGSIIAAVVLTILPEFLRNFSDYRMVVYSVILICVMLFKPSGLLGQHEFSLAGLWDAVRGKGKRNRADGPAVGGQKGA from the coding sequence ATGAAAAAGAAAAGAACTGTTTTTTATCTTCTGATCTTGGCTCTCGTGCTCCTTCTCTATCTGGTGTTCGCCCAGCTGATTGACGCCAAGGTCATCAACCGGTACTATTCCGGGATCATCACCATGGTCTGCATCAATATCATCCTGGCGGTCAGCCTGAACCTCGCCACCGGCTTCCTCGGGCAGCTGGTTCTGGGCCACGCCGGCTTCATGTCGGTCGGCGCGTATGCGGCCGCGCTGTTTACCATCCATTCCGGGCTGCCGAAAATGGTTTCGTTTCCGCTTGCCCTTGTCCTGGGCGGCCTGGTCGCGGCCGTTTTCGGCGTGCTCATCGGCGTCCCCGCCCTGCGGCTGAAAGGCGATTACCTCGCCATCATCACGCTGGGGTTCGGCGAGATCATCCGCGTGGTCATCACGAATATGGACTTTACCGGCGGCGCGCGGGGCCTGCGCGGCATCAAGCACCTCACCGATTTCACATGGGTCTATTTTGTGGCCGTGCTCACGGTGGCCGCCGTCTTTGCCTTTATCCGCTCCCGCCACGGGCGGGCGGTGATCTCGATCCGCGAGGATGAGATCGCGGCGGAGGCATCCGGAATCAACACCACCTACTACAAGCTCCTCGCGTTTATCATTTCCGCGTTTTTTGCGGGGGTGGCCGGCGCGCTTTACGCCCACCACATCGGCGTGCTGATCCCGAGCAAGTTCGACTTCAACTATTCCACCGAAATTCTGGTCATGGTGGTCCTGGGCGGCATGGGCTCCGTCACAGGCTCCATCATCGCGGCGGTCGTGCTGACCATCCTCCCGGAGTTCCTGAGGAATTTTTCGGACTACCGCATGGTGGTCTATTCCGTCATCCTCATCTGCGTCATGCTCTTTAAGCCCTCCGGGCTTTTGGGGCAGCACGAATTTTCGCTTGCCGGGCTTTGGGACGCCGTGCGCGGCAAAGGGAAACGGAACCGCGCGGACGGTCCCGCCGTCGGCGGACAGAAGGGGGCGTAA
- a CDS encoding M23 family peptidase, with protein sequence MSSLHFKNDNHSAKGNNKGFYIALGVCLIAIGVAAWATYDSVVKYANPETTVSSSPAKETQRTQSGVYAAESKPVSSAPESEKPAVSSRVPETSSKAPAASSPAKAKQTAAQPESFVYPAGKTVTKNFSGDNLIYSDTMGDWRAHKGTDFSANIGDPVKAMAAGKVTDSYKDQDLGNVLVIGHGTVTAYYCGLGDTLLVKKGDTVKSGQKIGSVGTVPVECAEKPHLHLEVKKSGKLIDPLTLFQ encoded by the coding sequence ATGAGCAGTCTGCATTTTAAAAACGACAACCATTCCGCAAAAGGAAACAACAAGGGCTTTTATATCGCACTTGGCGTTTGTTTGATCGCAATCGGCGTCGCCGCCTGGGCAACATATGACAGCGTGGTGAAATATGCCAACCCCGAAACGACCGTTTCTTCGTCCCCGGCAAAAGAAACCCAGCGGACCCAGAGCGGCGTCTACGCCGCGGAAAGCAAGCCGGTCTCTTCCGCGCCGGAATCCGAAAAGCCGGCGGTTTCTTCCAGGGTGCCGGAGACTTCTTCCAAAGCGCCGGCCGCGTCTTCCCCGGCCAAAGCCAAACAAACGGCGGCGCAGCCCGAGAGCTTTGTCTATCCCGCGGGGAAAACCGTCACCAAGAACTTCAGCGGCGACAATCTGATCTACTCCGATACCATGGGCGACTGGCGCGCCCACAAGGGCACGGACTTCTCCGCCAACATCGGGGACCCCGTCAAAGCGATGGCCGCCGGCAAGGTGACCGACAGCTATAAGGATCAGGATCTCGGAAACGTCCTCGTCATCGGCCACGGAACTGTAACGGCTTATTACTGCGGCCTGGGCGACACCCTTCTCGTCAAGAAGGGGGACACTGTGAAAAGCGGCCAGAAAATCGGCTCGGTCGGCACCGTTCCCGTGGAATGTGCGGAGAAACCGCATCTCCATCTGGAAGTCAAAAAATCCGGGAAGCTGATCGATCCGCTTACGCTGTTCCAATAA
- a CDS encoding conserved protein of unknown function (Evidence 4 : Unknown function but conserved in other organisms) produces MRKKAAVLVCVTGQRDCDRLIRVGKEIAGERTLPMQVLCVQSAASGYGACGEELEYLRQTARDAKAEMTVIFHDDAALIAAGFIRQIGAVHVVTGMAEAPTNGFIEVLHNLVPKIPISMVSREGIIYHIYPTNKDQKPHKLATSN; encoded by the coding sequence GTGAGAAAAAAAGCAGCTGTCCTTGTCTGTGTCACGGGCCAGCGGGATTGCGACAGACTGATTCGGGTTGGGAAGGAGATTGCCGGCGAGCGGACGCTTCCCATGCAGGTCCTGTGCGTCCAGTCGGCCGCGTCCGGGTACGGCGCCTGCGGGGAAGAGCTGGAGTATCTGCGCCAGACGGCGCGGGACGCCAAGGCGGAAATGACGGTGATCTTCCATGACGACGCCGCATTGATCGCCGCGGGATTCATCAGGCAGATCGGTGCCGTTCATGTGGTTACCGGTATGGCGGAAGCCCCGACAAACGGATTTATAGAAGTACTTCACAACCTTGTCCCCAAAATTCCGATTTCCATGGTGTCAAGGGAAGGAATCATATATCATATTTACCCGACGAATAAAGATCAAAAGCCCCATAAGCTGGCGACGTCAAACTGA
- a CDS encoding DNA-binding protein translates to MENQEFRTLKGYQIKNNSQITYAMEDYLEMICRYCQNGGYARIGHLAEQLNVKPSSCSKMVGHLKNLGLVDYEKYGIIKPTQRGAELGEYLLYRHRILNDFLCYLNHTDDELEQVEQIEHFFKEQTIRNLEKLLVRLKGEE, encoded by the coding sequence ATGGAAAATCAGGAATTCCGAACGCTGAAGGGATATCAAATCAAAAATAACAGCCAGATCACCTACGCCATGGAGGACTATCTGGAAATGATCTGCCGGTACTGCCAGAACGGCGGCTATGCCAGAATCGGCCACCTGGCGGAGCAGCTGAACGTAAAGCCATCGAGCTGTTCCAAAATGGTCGGGCATTTAAAGAATCTCGGGCTGGTCGATTATGAAAAGTACGGGATCATCAAGCCCACCCAAAGGGGAGCGGAGTTGGGGGAGTATCTTCTTTACCGTCATCGGATTCTGAACGATTTTCTGTGTTATCTGAATCATACGGACGACGAGCTGGAACAGGTGGAACAGATCGAGCACTTTTTCAAGGAGCAGACGATCCGAAATCTGGAAAAGCTTCTGGTCAGGCTGAAAGGGGAAGAGTGA
- the livH gene encoding leucine/isoleucine/valine transporter subunit; membrane component of ABC superfamily (Evidence 2a : Function from experimental evidences in other organisms; PubMedId : 14702302, 2195019, 3009409; Product type t : transporter) — translation MGFLSQVINGLGLGSIYALVALGYSMVYGIVQLINFAHGDIIMVGAYATYVLLVMVGAPLWAAVVGSILFCTLAGIFIERVAYHRLINMNAPRISLLITAIGVSIFLQNLSQLIFKSDGRSVPNMFNFGTVQAGSLQITSAAVINIVTSVVMMAGLQILVGKTKMGKAMRATSEDAEAAKLMGINTNSAIAFTFGVGSALAAVGAVLYCNTYPMITPYMGGLLGLKAFVAAVLGGIGNIPGAMLGGYVMGVAESLTKGYISSSFTDAVVFGILIVVLLVKPDGLLGKNVSEKV, via the coding sequence ATGGGGTTTCTATCACAGGTGATTAACGGCTTGGGGCTGGGCAGCATCTATGCGCTGGTGGCACTCGGCTACAGCATGGTTTACGGGATCGTTCAGCTGATCAATTTTGCTCACGGGGACATTATCATGGTGGGCGCCTACGCGACCTATGTCCTTCTGGTTATGGTCGGCGCGCCGCTGTGGGCGGCGGTCGTCGGGTCCATTCTGTTCTGCACGCTGGCGGGCATCTTTATCGAGCGCGTCGCCTACCACCGGCTGATCAATATGAACGCGCCCAGGATCTCCCTGTTGATTACGGCGATCGGCGTCAGCATCTTTCTTCAGAACCTGTCCCAGCTCATTTTCAAATCCGACGGAAGATCGGTTCCCAACATGTTCAATTTCGGAACGGTTCAGGCGGGCAGCCTTCAGATCACGTCGGCTGCCGTCATCAATATCGTCACCTCCGTCGTCATGATGGCGGGCCTGCAGATCCTTGTCGGAAAGACGAAGATGGGCAAGGCGATGCGTGCCACATCCGAAGACGCGGAGGCGGCCAAGCTGATGGGCATCAACACGAACAGCGCGATTGCGTTCACGTTCGGGGTCGGCTCCGCCCTGGCGGCCGTGGGTGCGGTGCTCTACTGCAATACATACCCGATGATCACCCCTTATATGGGCGGGCTTCTGGGCCTGAAAGCATTCGTCGCTGCGGTGCTCGGCGGGATCGGGAACATTCCCGGGGCCATGCTGGGCGGCTATGTGATGGGCGTCGCGGAGAGCCTGACGAAAGGGTATATTTCCAGCAGCTTTACCGACGCCGTTGTGTTCGGCATCCTGATTGTCGTCCTTCTGGTCAAGCCCGACGGACTGCTCGGCAAGAACGTCAGTGAAAAGGTTTGA
- a CDS encoding Phosphate transport regulator (distant homolog of PhoU) has translation MTMAAKHEYYYDQFVSMVECSCNAADYLHETLQDFNMEDLSARMSHMHRIEHQADTEKHEMMKKLAREFITPIEREDIIQLAQEIDEVTDSVEDVLMRIYMYRIKSIRQEALDFTTAIVQCCKALKTAMEEFHNFRRSTKIHDCIVQVNSLEELADDLYIKAVHTLYGSCHDPIEVMAWTETFERLERCCDSCEHVANLVESVIMKNS, from the coding sequence ATGACAATGGCGGCGAAACACGAGTATTATTACGATCAGTTTGTCAGCATGGTGGAGTGTTCCTGCAACGCGGCGGATTATCTGCACGAAACGCTTCAGGACTTCAATATGGAGGACCTCTCCGCGCGCATGAGCCACATGCACCGGATCGAGCATCAGGCGGACACGGAAAAACACGAAATGATGAAAAAGCTGGCGCGCGAATTCATCACCCCCATCGAGCGGGAGGATATCATCCAGCTCGCGCAGGAGATCGACGAAGTGACCGATTCGGTGGAAGACGTTCTGATGCGCATTTACATGTACCGCATCAAGAGCATCCGGCAGGAGGCGCTGGATTTTACAACCGCGATCGTCCAGTGCTGCAAGGCGCTGAAAACCGCGATGGAGGAATTCCACAACTTCCGCAGGTCCACGAAGATCCACGACTGTATCGTGCAGGTCAACAGCCTTGAGGAGCTGGCCGACGATCTTTACATCAAAGCGGTACATACCCTCTACGGCAGCTGTCACGACCCCATCGAGGTGATGGCGTGGACGGAGACGTTCGAGCGCCTGGAGCGCTGCTGCGATTCCTGTGAGCATGTGGCGAATCTGGTGGAAAGCGTCATCATGAAAAATTCCTGA
- the trmB gene encoding tRNA (guanine-N(7)-)-methyltransferase — MRMRKKKWARPELARCPYFVDDPRAQRGKWHGWFRGEGPLYLELGCGKGVFLAEIALRSPRINFLGVDLSRDVLGVARRNIEKAYAAQNRPVDNIALAAHNIEQILLMMDRNDAAERIYINFCNPWPKEKHHKRRLTHPRQLRSYQELLAPGGEIHFKTDDDDLYRATLRYFRECGFEILRQTEDLHAESWMDNIESEHELMFAAQGIPIKAAVARWENANAVST; from the coding sequence ATGAGAATGAGAAAAAAGAAGTGGGCGCGGCCCGAACTGGCCCGCTGTCCCTATTTTGTGGACGACCCCCGCGCGCAGCGGGGAAAATGGCACGGGTGGTTCCGCGGCGAAGGCCCGCTTTATCTGGAGCTTGGGTGCGGCAAGGGGGTATTTCTGGCGGAGATCGCGCTGCGCAGCCCCCGGATCAATTTTCTCGGCGTCGACCTGAGCCGCGACGTGCTCGGCGTCGCGCGGCGCAACATCGAAAAGGCCTATGCGGCGCAGAACAGGCCGGTCGACAATATCGCGCTTGCCGCGCACAACATCGAGCAGATCCTTCTGATGATGGACCGTAACGACGCGGCGGAGCGCATCTATATCAATTTCTGCAATCCGTGGCCGAAGGAAAAGCACCACAAAAGGCGGCTGACGCATCCGCGGCAGCTCAGAAGCTATCAGGAGCTTCTGGCGCCGGGCGGCGAAATCCATTTCAAAACGGATGACGATGATCTCTACCGCGCCACCCTGCGCTATTTCCGGGAATGCGGGTTCGAGATCCTGCGGCAGACGGAGGACCTTCACGCAGAGAGCTGGATGGATAATATCGAGTCGGAGCATGAGCTGATGTTTGCCGCACAGGGAATCCCGATTAAGGCCGCGGTCGCCCGGTGGGAAAATGCAAATGCAGTTTCAACATGA
- a CDS encoding Aldo/keto reductase — protein sequence MEYTTFGRTGLRVSRFGLGCMRLPKDEAEAIRIVRYAVDNGVNYLDTAYAYKGNEAVVGKALKEGYRDRVVLATKSPIWNITCHEDFEKYLDEELERLGTDHIDVYLLHSLGQENWEKVQKYDGLTFLDKMVQKGKILHKACSVHNTLDGFKKIADSFDWEMMQIQLNILDEFQQAGVEGLKYAAERGMAVVVMEPLRGGSLLNCAPKEVHELVRSFPKQRPLAEWCFRWLYSKPEVSVILSGTSSLEQLQDNLRIFGHSSPNEMTDEELRLIRSIQKAYLSKKRIGCTGCRYCMPCPHGVSIPEIFRLYNDYELVKPHAVDKGNYQDVLLAAGNGADQCVACGLCETHCPQGLKIPELLKTAHQALTETE from the coding sequence ATGGAATATACGACGTTCGGCAGAACGGGCCTGCGGGTTTCCCGGTTTGGGCTGGGATGCATGCGGCTTCCGAAAGACGAGGCGGAGGCCATCCGTATCGTGCGGTATGCCGTCGACAACGGCGTGAACTATCTCGACACCGCGTATGCTTACAAAGGCAATGAAGCGGTCGTTGGAAAAGCGCTGAAAGAGGGGTACCGGGACCGGGTTGTCCTCGCTACCAAAAGCCCCATCTGGAACATAACCTGCCACGAGGATTTCGAAAAATATCTCGACGAAGAGCTTGAGCGACTCGGCACCGACCACATCGATGTTTATCTGCTCCACAGCCTGGGCCAGGAAAACTGGGAGAAGGTGCAGAAATACGACGGGCTGACCTTCCTGGATAAAATGGTGCAGAAGGGCAAGATCCTGCACAAGGCCTGCTCCGTCCACAACACTCTGGACGGATTCAAAAAGATCGCGGACTCGTTCGACTGGGAAATGATGCAGATCCAGCTGAACATCCTCGACGAATTCCAGCAGGCCGGTGTGGAAGGGCTGAAATACGCCGCGGAAAGGGGGATGGCCGTGGTGGTGATGGAGCCGCTGCGCGGCGGCTCCCTGCTGAACTGCGCGCCGAAAGAGGTGCACGAGCTGGTGCGGAGCTTCCCCAAGCAGCGCCCGCTTGCGGAATGGTGCTTCCGCTGGCTTTACAGCAAGCCCGAGGTCTCCGTGATTTTAAGCGGAACAAGCTCGCTGGAGCAGCTTCAGGACAATTTGAGAATTTTCGGCCATTCCTCCCCCAACGAAATGACGGATGAGGAGCTGAGGCTGATCCGTTCGATCCAGAAGGCATACCTTTCCAAGAAGAGAATCGGGTGCACCGGGTGCCGGTACTGCATGCCGTGTCCCCATGGGGTCAGCATCCCCGAAATCTTCCGGCTGTACAACGACTACGAGCTCGTGAAGCCGCACGCCGTGGACAAGGGCAACTACCAGGATGTGCTGCTGGCGGCCGGAAATGGGGCGGACCAGTGTGTCGCCTGCGGCCTTTGCGAAACGCACTGTCCCCAGGGGCTGAAGATCCCCGAGCTGCTGAAAACGGCTCATCAGGCGCTGACAGAGACGGAATGA
- a CDS encoding Uncharacterized 30.6 kDa protein in fumA 3'region has translation MFVIVRKRHILLIVLCCLLLISAPIVYGRSKAQTKSVAASAAAGWGLSFQGKDGNTPVVDAKDEDLKPYQAFYRGDPNKKVIYLTFDCGYENGYTSTILDTLKKHNVKAAFFVVGNYINTSPDLVKRMVQEGHIVGNHTFHHPDMTKKTDQKAFAEELDSLAALYEKTTGQPMKKFYRPPEGRYTTQNLKMANDMGYKTIFWSLAYVDWYVDKQPTHEDAMSKLTKRIHPGAIVLLHSTSKTNSEILDELLTKWEADGYTFGTLEELGK, from the coding sequence ATGTTTGTCATTGTTCGCAAAAGGCATATCCTTTTGATTGTTCTGTGCTGTCTGCTGCTGATTTCGGCGCCGATCGTCTACGGGCGGAGCAAGGCGCAGACAAAATCGGTGGCGGCGTCGGCCGCCGCCGGGTGGGGACTCAGCTTTCAGGGGAAGGACGGGAACACCCCCGTCGTAGACGCAAAGGACGAGGACCTGAAGCCCTATCAGGCCTTCTATCGGGGCGACCCGAACAAAAAGGTGATTTATCTCACGTTCGACTGCGGATACGAAAACGGCTATACCTCCACCATTCTGGACACGCTGAAAAAACATAACGTGAAAGCCGCCTTTTTTGTCGTGGGCAATTACATCAACACCAGCCCGGATCTGGTGAAACGGATGGTGCAGGAAGGCCATATCGTCGGCAACCACACGTTCCACCATCCGGATATGACGAAAAAGACCGACCAGAAGGCTTTCGCGGAAGAACTGGATTCCCTGGCCGCCCTCTATGAGAAAACGACCGGGCAGCCCATGAAGAAATTCTACCGCCCGCCGGAAGGACGGTACACCACGCAGAATCTGAAAATGGCGAACGACATGGGGTATAAAACGATTTTCTGGAGCCTTGCCTATGTCGACTGGTATGTGGATAAACAGCCCACTCATGAAGATGCCATGAGCAAGCTGACGAAACGGATTCACCCGGGCGCGATCGTGCTGCTTCACAGCACGTCGAAGACGAATTCCGAGATTCTCGACGAGCTCCTTACCAAATGGGAGGCGGATGGCTACACGTTCGGCACGCTGGAGGAGCTGGGGAAATAA
- the queH gene encoding Epoxyqueuosine reductase QueH has product MKQKMKTLLHICCAPCSVRCIETLRDEGIEPVGFSYNPNIHPVTEYRLRRDTLIGYAEKIRLKLVVWDYYGLREFVRGVVPGCDNRCEFCYRLRLTETAKYAAQNGFDSFSTTLLISPYQKHDLIRTVAQQAAQEYGVEFLYRDFRPYFREGQEKARAMGFYMQKYCGCIFSEEERYRRKHTGQPKEEARITVYDNSHGD; this is encoded by the coding sequence ATGAAACAAAAAATGAAAACACTTTTGCATATCTGCTGCGCTCCCTGTTCCGTGCGGTGCATCGAGACGCTGCGGGATGAGGGCATCGAGCCGGTGGGATTTTCCTATAACCCGAACATCCACCCGGTCACGGAATACCGCCTTCGCCGGGACACCCTGATCGGGTATGCCGAAAAAATCCGCCTGAAGCTGGTCGTGTGGGACTATTACGGGCTTCGGGAATTCGTGCGCGGGGTCGTCCCCGGCTGCGACAACCGCTGTGAATTCTGCTATCGACTGCGCCTGACGGAAACGGCGAAATACGCCGCGCAGAACGGGTTCGACAGCTTTTCCACCACCCTTCTCATCAGCCCGTATCAAAAACACGACCTGATCCGCACGGTCGCGCAGCAGGCCGCACAGGAGTACGGCGTCGAGTTCCTCTACCGGGATTTCCGCCCTTATTTCCGCGAAGGGCAGGAAAAGGCGCGCGCGATGGGCTTTTATATGCAGAAATACTGCGGATGTATTTTCAGCGAGGAGGAGCGCTACCGAAGAAAGCACACGGGACAGCCGAAGGAAGAAGCCAGAATCACCGTATACGACAATTCGCACGGCGATTAA
- a CDS encoding Oxalate-binding protein translates to MRCITIESNRAEAAGIKYRSKRKRGLKMTTGQRKTEEKQNLRGGKGVTVFEYLLDEKQLDGRCRMFAKLTVKPHSSIGYHVHQGDSETYYILSGRGVYNDNQEKTYEVKPGDVTYTGSGFGHSVENTGDEDLVFIALIIYSDR, encoded by the coding sequence ATGCGGTGCATTACAATAGAATCAAATAGGGCGGAGGCCGCCGGAATCAAATACCGATCAAAAAGAAAGCGGGGATTGAAAATGACGACGGGTCAGAGAAAAACGGAAGAAAAACAGAATCTGCGCGGGGGGAAGGGCGTTACCGTATTCGAGTACCTGCTGGACGAAAAACAACTGGATGGACGCTGCCGGATGTTCGCCAAGCTCACGGTAAAGCCGCATTCCTCCATCGGGTATCATGTCCATCAGGGGGACAGCGAAACCTATTATATCCTCTCGGGCAGGGGCGTTTATAACGACAACCAGGAAAAGACTTATGAGGTCAAGCCGGGCGACGTGACTTACACCGGCTCCGGATTCGGCCACAGCGTGGAGAATACCGGCGATGAGGATCTGGTCTTTATCGCCCTGATCATTTACAGCGACCGGTAA
- a CDS encoding Inorganic phosphate transporter, translating into MSILFSEFLGQLAANPALLVTVILTLAVILVNGWTDAPNAIATCVSTRSMSPRSAIFMAAVFNFLGVIIMTFFNKTVAETIYNMADFGGDPHKALVALCAAMVAIVTWATLAWVFGIPTSESHALIAGVSGAAIALHNGFSGINGAEWVKVLYGLVLSTFLGFVMGWSAVKLIELICRGMDRRKTTRFFQGAQIASGAAMAFMHGAQDGQKFMGIFLLGVFLAKGQAGAGNFQIPVWLMVLCSAVMALGTSIGGRRIIKAVGMDMVKLEKYQGFAADAAGAGCLLISSLTGIPVSTTHTKTTAIMGVGAARRLSSVHWSIVNEMVLTWVLTFPGCGLIGFFMAKLFIWMF; encoded by the coding sequence ATGTCGATTTTGTTCTCCGAGTTCTTGGGTCAGCTCGCCGCGAACCCCGCGCTTTTGGTAACGGTGATCCTGACCCTGGCGGTCATTCTGGTCAACGGATGGACGGACGCGCCCAATGCGATTGCAACGTGTGTTTCCACGCGGTCCATGAGCCCCCGCAGCGCGATTTTTATGGCGGCTGTTTTCAATTTTCTGGGCGTGATCATCATGACGTTTTTCAACAAGACCGTGGCGGAAACCATTTACAATATGGCCGATTTCGGGGGAGATCCGCATAAGGCTTTGGTGGCGCTGTGCGCCGCAATGGTTGCCATTGTCACGTGGGCCACGCTCGCGTGGGTGTTCGGGATTCCCACCAGCGAGAGCCACGCGCTGATCGCCGGCGTCTCCGGCGCGGCGATTGCGCTGCACAATGGTTTTTCCGGGATCAACGGGGCGGAATGGGTCAAGGTGCTCTACGGCCTGGTCCTTTCCACCTTTCTGGGGTTTGTCATGGGCTGGTCCGCCGTGAAGCTGATCGAGCTGATCTGCCGCGGCATGGACCGGCGGAAGACGACCCGCTTTTTTCAGGGGGCGCAGATCGCGAGCGGCGCTGCGATGGCTTTCATGCACGGCGCGCAGGATGGGCAGAAATTTATGGGGATTTTCCTTCTGGGGGTCTTTCTGGCAAAGGGACAAGCCGGCGCCGGCAACTTTCAGATCCCAGTGTGGCTGATGGTCCTTTGCTCTGCGGTCATGGCGCTGGGTACTTCGATCGGCGGCCGCCGGATCATCAAGGCGGTGGGCATGGACATGGTGAAGCTGGAAAAATACCAGGGCTTTGCGGCGGATGCCGCCGGGGCCGGGTGCCTTTTGATCTCTTCCCTGACGGGCATCCCGGTGAGCACCACCCATACCAAAACCACGGCGATTATGGGCGTGGGCGCCGCAAGGCGCCTTTCCTCCGTCCACTGGAGCATCGTGAACGAGATGGTTCTCACCTGGGTTCTGACTTTTCCGGGCTGCGGGCTGATCGGATTTTTCATGGCGAAGCTGTTTATCTGGATGTTCTGA
- a CDS encoding Amino acid-binding protein, translating into MKMRILSIALAAAMLTSGLTGCSKGADKNSETSGAASGASGDAIKIGGLAPLTGAVSVYGNATNNGIKIAVDEINDAGGVLGKKIQYICYDEKGDATEAVNAYNKLVQNDEVVALVGDVTSTPTLAVAQQAIQDGLPMITATGTAEAITQTGDNIFRACFTDPFQGELMANYASKKLNAKTAGIIYNMADDYSLGLMETFEKTAKELGLKIVAKESYTTNDVDFKSQLTKIAAQKPDVFFVPVYAQDLALIAVQAQQIGIKAKMLGADGWDGVLEKIDKSNVSALDGSFFSSQYSAESDDPALKKFLSTYKERNKTEANMFSVLGYDAMKMMAQAITEAGSTDSQAIVEKLAAIDYNGLTGNIKFDKDRNPIKQAAITTIQGGKNKFVEFYKK; encoded by the coding sequence ATGAAGATGCGTATCCTGTCCATTGCGCTTGCGGCGGCAATGCTGACATCTGGATTGACCGGATGCAGCAAAGGCGCAGACAAAAATTCCGAGACTTCCGGCGCGGCAAGCGGCGCTTCCGGAGATGCGATAAAGATCGGCGGCCTGGCTCCGCTGACCGGCGCGGTTTCCGTTTACGGAAACGCGACGAACAACGGTATTAAAATAGCGGTTGACGAGATCAATGATGCCGGCGGCGTGCTTGGCAAAAAAATTCAGTATATCTGCTACGACGAGAAGGGCGACGCCACTGAGGCGGTCAACGCCTATAACAAACTGGTTCAGAACGACGAGGTGGTCGCGCTTGTCGGCGACGTCACCTCCACCCCCACCCTGGCCGTGGCGCAGCAAGCCATTCAGGACGGGCTGCCGATGATCACCGCGACGGGCACGGCGGAAGCCATCACCCAAACCGGTGATAATATCTTCCGCGCCTGCTTTACCGATCCGTTCCAGGGCGAGCTGATGGCGAATTACGCGAGCAAAAAGCTGAACGCGAAGACCGCCGGGATCATCTACAATATGGCGGATGACTATTCGCTGGGCCTGATGGAAACTTTTGAAAAAACCGCGAAGGAACTGGGCTTGAAGATTGTCGCGAAGGAGAGCTATACGACGAACGACGTGGACTTCAAATCGCAGCTCACGAAGATCGCCGCCCAGAAGCCGGATGTCTTTTTCGTCCCGGTCTATGCGCAGGATCTTGCTCTGATCGCGGTCCAGGCCCAACAGATCGGCATCAAGGCGAAGATGCTCGGCGCAGACGGCTGGGATGGCGTTCTGGAAAAGATCGACAAAAGCAATGTCAGCGCGCTGGACGGCTCGTTCTTCTCGAGCCAGTATTCCGCGGAAAGCGATGACCCGGCCCTGAAGAAGTTCCTCTCCACCTATAAAGAGAGGAACAAAACGGAGGCGAACATGTTCTCCGTCCTCGGCTACGACGCCATGAAGATGATGGCGCAGGCCATTACGGAAGCCGGTTCCACCGATTCCCAGGCGATCGTCGAAAAGCTGGCCGCCATCGATTATAATGGCCTGACGGGCAACATCAAGTTCGACAAGGATCGCAACCCGATCAAGCAGGCGGCGATTACAACCATTCAGGGCGGCAAGAACAAATTTGTGGAATTCTATAAGAAATAA